In the Pan paniscus chromosome 19, NHGRI_mPanPan1-v2.0_pri, whole genome shotgun sequence genome, TAAGGCTCAGagggggctgggtgtgatggtgccaCCTCTTCCTTGCCAGCCAGGGAGCTTGGGCCAGGTTGTCACGTGCAGGGGTGGAAGGCCACCAGAGCGGCCCACACAACGCGGCCTCTGGACCTGCAGGGAGTCAGAGGGCCATCCCCGGAGGCCGAGATAGGCTAAGCTGCCCATATCCCACGGGCAAGTCCTATCCTGGCGTTTCCACTGCCCACTGACCTACAGCAGCCAAGCCACGCATCACCACGGCAACCCCGGCTACAAGGGGAGAGGCAACACGGGCCCTCACATGCCCTTGGATGCACCCATCCCCCTGAGCCTCACCAGTTGTTTCTCCATGTCCTCGTCCCGGGGGGAGCTGACGAAGATCGTGTTCTGCATCAAACCCACAAAGCACCAGAAGGTGTCTGACTCATCCAGGACCTCGGCCAAGATGGGCGCCACCAGGTCCGACATCCCTTGGGAATAGCCGACGGCAGGGTTGTACACGGCGTAGTTCAGCAGGATCCTCCTGGGAGGCGGTGGAGACAGCAGTGGGTGGGGATGACCCTCACCGCGGCACACTgcccagcctgcagaaccctgGGCCGTGGACCCTGCCTTCCCTCGCTTGCCTTCACCTCAATGGAAGGCAGCTGTGCCACCATCTCAGAGCCCAAGCTTAGCTTCCAGACACACAGACCCTTGCTTTGCAAAAGGTAAtggcctggccgggcgcggtggcccacgcctacaatcccagcactttgggaggctgaggtgggcagatcacctgaggtcaggagttcgacactagcctggccaacatggtgaaaccctgtctctactaaaaatacaaaacttagccgggcatggtggggtgcaagcctgtaatctcagctacttgggaggctgagactggagaatcgcttgaacccggaaagcggaagttgcagtgagccgagatcacaccactacactccagtctggatgacagagcgagactccgtctcaaaaaaaaaaaaaaaaaaaaaaaagtaatggcctGCTATTAGCTGCTATCTAGGCCCAGAATCTTGAGAGCAGGGGTTAAGGGGGTACATGGCTCTGATTTTCTGAAGGGTGGACTGCCTGTGACAAGGGGTGGGCTGGCAGGGACATTTCTGTGGGCTGCTAATTTTGTGCAATTATTTGCTAGGCTGTAGCAGAATGTCACAGATGCCAGCCTCTGGCTCTGTGTGGCTGTATGACTACGGGACCACCCACGGGGAGATGGAGGGGGTGCATGGAGAAGCTGGTCCATGGTTAGTGTGAGCCAAGCAAGGACAGGCTTGGTGGTGCCCAGGGGATAGAGGGGCTCTGTGGGCAGGGACCTGGGTGGCTTCCCTGGGATGCCATGGCTCTGAGATGCCAACTGACGTAGCTCATGAGTAGCGTATCCTTCACTTCTGGGGCTTTGATGTATGAACCTGGAAGAGAGCCCCTGCAGAAACTCGCTGGGGGCTCATCCACTTCCCAGAGCGGTCAGGTGAGGCTTGCAGACTTGCAGATGGGAAAGGAGCTGGCTGGGGAGGGAGTACCTCATGCTCTCCACATTGGGATTGTCTTCCCCCCGGAAGAACTGGTTGTTCCGATCCGTCCGGACCACGTCTTTGTCCACAGTAAACTGCACATTGCGCCAGAAAGCTCTGTGCTCCTCGGGAGTCATGGAGAGCCTGTGTGGAGCCGAGCACCCAGCCGGGGTCAGCGGGTGGCACCCAGAGGCATCGTGTGGCGCACACACTGCAGGAAGCCACCCTTCCTCCCAACCCCCGTTCCCTGGATGGGAGCTGGGCGGCTGCTGCCAGCTGCAGACCCTCCCCGGATGTGGCGGATGGGTGGCGTGTATCCAAGGCTCTCCTTGATATTAACTCAGCCTCACAGGCTCCAGCGTCCCAGGGAGGACAGCAAGTTGCAGCCCAGTGGGTAATGAGGCCTTGGCCCTGGCCCAGCGTTCTGGAGGGGAGCTGAGCACAGCCCAGGGGCTTCACCCAGTCCCAGCCTCCTGGAGAGAGAGCTGAGCCCAGTCCCGGGTTAGCAGAGCCCAAGTGGGACACAGTCTCCGGATGCCTTCACCCCTCCAGGccctgctcccagccccagcctTCAGCTGTGGGACGTCAGCGCCTAGTTAAGTCTGTTGAACGAGAATTCTAAAACCTTGACATGTGAGCTAACGAGCCCCGCAGTTCCGAGGCCCGAGTGCTTGGTTTAATGACTGCACTTATCCCACCCTATCACTCACGTTCCTGGGAGACCCATTTTTGAAAGAAACTATGGGTCACGAAACATATTATCAATGCTGAATTGCACCTCAAATTGCCTTTTCAAATGACATTTTCCTCCGCGGCTCGGCGGGGTGGGCCGGGCTGGCCCTGGCGGTTACCTTTTCTGCTGGATCTCAGAGTACTCCTTTCGCTTCTGCAGCCTCAGCGCCTCCCGCTCCTCCGACGTGGACTCGTGGCTGTAATAGCGCAGCAGGAAGGGCCAGACCTCCCCGCGGATTGACACATCAATACCGCCAAAGAAAATGGCCTGGAGGAAGCGGCAAAAGTTGGGGAGGGGATAAAATAGGGCAGCTCAAAGAACCCCCAAATCCCCAGAGATGTGTGTTTTGGTGGTTTTTGGTGCGCCTTGATTCAGATCTCTGCAATTTGCACATATTTACAAGGGGAAAGCAGTGGCCTTCAATTCCCATACAGGACACAAACCCGGCTCATTTCAATGTCAATGCCCCCCCTGGGGTGGCGCTCAGATTAACGTGTCGTTCTCACGTCATGGCCTAATCCCTGGTTTTGGAAATGCTGCATTTCACTGCAAACCCTTCTATGCAGGCTGACACGGTATCCCCCCAAACCCTCgagggaggttttttttttttttttttttcaacgcAGCAGCTTTGATTGCTTTATCGGTGTGTTCACAGAGAGCCTCACACAAGAAAACGGGGCCCTCACGAGGAGGTGGCCCGTGGGTGCGGGCGGGCGGCCAGGCCCtggccctcctccttccctctcgctCGTTCCCGGTTCCCGGCCGGCTCTCCGCGGGGCCGGCTGGGCGGGCCCGGACCTCACCTTCCGCAGCTTGTACTCCTCCTCCACCTGGCCCAGCTCATTCAGGTGGTTGAGCCAGGCGGAGACGCCGAGCCTCTTGTACATGCTCTCCTCGGGGTGCGTCTCGGAGGACGGCAGCTTGGGGCGGCGGATGGAGAACTGCATGCATGTCTTATCGGGGGCGACCTGCTGGACGGGAGGAAAACTGGGCAAAGGTCAGGATCTCAGCCGCGCGGCTTCAGAGGCCAGCAGTGCTTTTCCCAGGATTAAAAGCCTCTCTCTCTTCTGAAAGGAGGGCAAGGGCCGTCCCCTGCATACAAACCCCTAAATGGCGAGTGTAATTAGGcgcaattaaaatgaaaataccttcaTCTTAAAATCGGTTTCCCTCTGCGGCTCTCTCCTCCCCGGCCCACTGTGCCGCCGCCCCCCACTCTCTCCAACCCCAGCCGCAAAAACGGAATTAATGCCTCGTTCGGCCTAACTTCCCTCTGCCGGGAGGGCCTGCAATGAATTACATGTGATTGGCCACATACAAAGGGATCGCTGTTCTGCGAGCAGGGAGCCAGCCTGTCAGATTGTCTCCGCGAGCAGTCACGAATCCAGGGCAAAACTGCAGCTGACATTTAATTCAAAAATCAAAGGTTGTTCAatgtagggggaaaaaaagccatgCTACTGTAATAAGGGAAGCCAGCAGGAGGCTCTGTGGGAAGGAAGGGAATTTTAAAGTCAGCCCCATTTCTAATAAGCACATACAGTATCTTAAACAGATAATTAAAGAGCTCTTATTACATTTGTACGTAGATTGAGCAAAATATGGCAGGAAGTCTTGTCAAAACATGATTTTTCAAGTGCAGGGCACTGACTTTACCAAAAGCCCTGGCCAAAGGTTTCAAACCCAAAGTTGCTGCTCTGATGGCCAAAAACTACCGTGGGTCACACCCCGTAAGCCCCCGGGCCCGGGGACCCCAGACACAGGACCCAGGAGGGAGATGGGGCCTGTGGGGGGTGCGGAGTGTCAACCGCTGGGCATTCTGGGGCGGTCTGCTGGGCTACCTGGTCTTTGAGCTGCATCTCGGTGCAGTATTTCCACTGCTGGAACACGTCAGACAGCTTGTCCAGGCCGCCGTGGTGGAAGTGGAAAACCTTGTACTGGCTC is a window encoding:
- the TBC1D16 gene encoding TBC1 domain family member 16 isoform X6; amino-acid sequence: MKVAPDKTCMQFSIRRPKLPSSETHPEESMYKRLGVSAWLNHLNELGQVEEEYKLRKAIFFGGIDVSIRGEVWPFLLRYYSHESTSEEREALRLQKRKEYSEIQQKRLSMTPEEHRAFWRNVQFTVDKDVVRTDRNNQFFRGEDNPNVESMRRILLNYAVYNPAVGYSQGMSDLVAPILAEVLDESDTFWCFVGLMQNTIFVSSPRDEDMEKQLLYLRELLRLTHVRFYQHLVSLGEDGLQMLFCHRWLLLCFKREFPEAEALRIWEACWAHYQTDYFHLFICVAIVAIYGDDVIEQQLATDQMLLHFGNLAMHMNGELVLRKARSLLYQFRLLPRIPCSLHDLCKLCGSGMWDSGSMPAVECTGHHPGSESCPYGGTVEMPSPKSLREGKKGPKTPQDGFGFRR
- the TBC1D16 gene encoding TBC1 domain family member 16 isoform X5, yielding MKQVAPDKTCMQFSIRRPKLPSSETHPEESMYKRLGVSAWLNHLNELGQVEEEYKLRKAIFFGGIDVSIRGEVWPFLLRYYSHESTSEEREALRLQKRKEYSEIQQKRLSMTPEEHRAFWRNVQFTVDKDVVRTDRNNQFFRGEDNPNVESMRRILLNYAVYNPAVGYSQGMSDLVAPILAEVLDESDTFWCFVGLMQNTIFVSSPRDEDMEKQLLYLRELLRLTHVRFYQHLVSLGEDGLQMLFCHRWLLLCFKREFPEAEALRIWEACWAHYQTDYFHLFICVAIVAIYGDDVIEQQLATDQMLLHFGNLAMHMNGELVLRKARSLLYQFRLLPRIPCSLHDLCKLCGSGMWDSGSMPAVECTGHHPGSESCPYGGTVEMPSPKSLREGKKGPKTPQDGFGFRR